AAATTTTTTAAAAGAAGTAGATAATATTACTAGTCTATCATATTATAATTTTCCAACTATTGAAATTTATTAATATTTATTAAACTTTCGTAGAACCTGAAAATATAGAGCCACTTTTTATAAATTAAAAAAATTAATCCAAGAACATTTACATTTATTTCCTCCAGCTGAAGCTAGAGATATCGTAAATAGCGCAATAAATTATACAATTCAACAACAATAAACAAAGGAAATTCAAAATTTTGCCGAAGACAACTTCGAGCTATATCAAGCATTCTTTAAAAACAGATGTTATTTTAGTAAATGGTGAGATATCACCTTGGTCTTTCAAAAATATTATCACTTTGGCTTTAAGACTAGGAAAATATAATTGGGTTGAAAATTTTATTTCTGATTATGGTCCTAGAATAAGTAATATTTACAGAGAAAATGCGGTAAATTATAATTCTGCATCTCTGTTCTTTTATTTAAAAGCATATAACAAAGCAATCCCTCTTCTTCAAATAGTTCAATTTGATGAATTGACTTATGGATTCAGGAGTGCAAAATCTATATTATTGCTTGCTATTACGAATTGGACGAATTTGATCCACTTTTTTCTTCATTGAAAGTTTTAAAAAGTATTTTTAAGCGAAATAAATCAATTGCGGAGGATCAGAAAGAGCTATTTAGAATTTATTAAATTTACAAAGAGCTCGACTCTACGATATTAAAACATTAAAAAGGTTGAAATCGGCAATTGAACATTCCCAAGCTATGAGTAAAAAATGGCTTCTCGAAAAAGTCGATGAACTTATTTAATGAGCGTCATTCAGCCGTCCCCCAGCCTTACTTATATAAAGCCTAAATCATCCACTACTACACACAAAAATTGATCTCCTGAAAATTGAAGAGAAATTTCAGTGTTTAAATACAATATTATATTTAAATAGCGTGAGATTAATTGTAACGTTTTTTATACACTTCAATACAACGTTGCCTTGCTATAGCGTGTTCCACTATGGGTTTTGGATAATCGAACGTATCCAGATCAGGAATCCATTTTTTAACAAACACTCCATCCGGATCAAATTTCATTTGTTGGGCTTCAGGACTAAAGATTCTAAAATATGGCGCTGCATCAGTACCACAACCTGCAGCCCATTGCCAGCCGCCGTTATTGCTCGCGAGTTCAAAGTCCAATAATTTTTCTGCAAAATAAGCTTCGCCCCACTTCCAATCAATCAGTAGATGTTTGACTAAAAAACTTGCAGTGATCATCCTTAGCCGGTTATGCATAAATCCGGTTTCATTCAATTGCCGCATACCAGCATCTACCATGGGATAACCTGTACGGCCTTCGCACCAGGCCTTAAACTGGTTTTCGTTGTTCTCCCAAGTGATCTGATCATATACCTTTTTGAATGCTCCGAATTCAACATATGGAAAACATTGAAGGATCGTACTGTAAAAATCGCGCCATAGTAATTCGCTGAAAAAGGTATCGCTGAGCTGATATGCCTGGTTAGCTAACGAGCGTATGCTTATCGTGCCAAAGCGAAGATGTATACCTAAATGAGTAGTGGCATCTCTAGCCGGATAATCCCGATCCTTTTGATAGTTTTTGATGAGCATTTCATTTACCCTGATGTTTGGAATATTTATACTTGATGTTTTAAATCCCATTTCATCAAGATCCGGGCAATCATTTGTAGTAGCTTTCCAAAAATTATGAGTGCGTTGTTCGGATGGTAAACAAGCGAAAATGACATGGTTATCTACTAGCGGTGCTTTTGCTTTTAATCTTTGTAGCAATTTGTTTTTGTATGGAGTAAATACGGTATAGGGCTTGCCATCATCTTTCAGTACTTCGTGGGCTTCAAAGAGCACGTGATCCTTATAAGTATGTACTTGAATTTGGTGCTGCGTCAGCAATGTTTCAATTTGCTGATCCCTTTGATTTGCGTAAGATTCATAATCTCTGTTAAAATAAACGCTGCCCAATTTATATTCCTTAAGCAATTTTGACCAGGCATGTAAGGGTTCATCAAACAATATCACCAGGTCGGACTTATAACTTCTTAATTTTAATTGCAATTGAAGAATCTGATTATATATGAACGTGATGCGAGCATCATAAGGATCTGATAGTTTAGACAGAATATTTTGATCGAATATAAAAATTGGGATCACAGGGTTTTCCGATGATAATGCATGAAACAAAGCCGTATTGTCCTCAAAACGAAGATCTCTTCGAAACCAAAAAATATTATAAATCATGAAAGCCGAACATCCGACTCTAAAAATCGTTCATCTGAACCCCATGTAAAACCTGAATTAAAGTGTATTTTTGCCTCAAATTGAGCAAAATGAAACTATACTTCTTACTGTTAATTGCACTAATTGGCTTATTTGCCTGTAATTCAAAGAAAGATTTCGATCGAAAAGAACTGGCATCACTGGAGTCTGCTTTTGAGAATAATCGCGTAGACTCGACCTATGATAAGCTACTTACCAGATATCTTGAAATTATGCAAGAACATAAGGACAATAAGAAAATTGTTGAAGAGATGTTATTCAAAGCAGCCCAAGCCAGCAAAAAAATGGATAATTGCCGGCAGCTTGTTATCTTTCTCAACAATCTCATCAAAAATCATTACGAGCGAACAGATACTCCTGATAATGTTGTCGAAATGATTAATTGTCTACGGAAAATAGAAAAAAGTTATGCAGCGGATATTTTGTCCATTTGCTTTTCTGAAGCTTTTCCTAATCATCCTTCAAAAGTGGATTTATTAAGCGGATTGCAGCGTCAACAATCTTCAGAGGAGTTTTTAGCAGAATTGGCAAAATCCATGTTTCCGGATACAGGCAGCTATAATAAAGATGTAGCTTTTAATTACGTGGATGCCTGCGAAGCTTATGCACTTGTATTACCCAATTCTGAAAAATCACCAGAATTTCTTTTCAGTGCTGCCCAGACGGCCAAATTGCTTCAGACTTATGATAAATGCATTAGTTTATTTGATTGGATTATCGAAAAATATCCTACTCACCCCAAAGCAGAGAATGCCTGCTTTATGAAAGCATTTTTATTTGACAACGATTTAAAAGATACTGCAATTGCGCGCAAATATTATACAGAATTCATTGGCAAATACCCTAAAAGCGAATTTGTTGATGATGCGCAGATTCTGATTTTAAACCTTGGAAAAACGGAGGAACAAATTCTGGAAGAAATTCAGAAAAAAAATCAAGCGCAGTAAGTTTAGTTGGTAGTTGATGATTGATAGTTGATAGTTGCGTGCGTTTATTTTTAAAAAAAGTTGTCAGTTTACTGATTAATGTAGACTAGCAAACTTCTTCCTACAAGGCTACAAGCCTACAATCCTACCCTACGAAAATAAGTTGTCAGTTGGCAGTAAATTCCTCTTACCATTAATCTATCTTCACTAAATTCGAATGCAGACAAGTATGAAACAGACTATTCCCCTCCCCAACCGGCATTATAAAAACTTGTTTTGCCAAGAATCTTTAAGCGGTTTCAACCAGGCTTTTAGAAAATTTATTTTATCCTGCACTAGTGTATCAAAAAACAAAGTATCCATTGTTACATCCTGATTAGAAAATGCTGCTTTTAATTGGCTTAAAGGCATACATTTTACTTTATCTTCATCCAGGTAATAAACAATTTGCCTATTTAGAAAATCTACATTTTCTCTTTCTCCTAATTTTCTAATAAATTGTACAGAGCCATCTATACTGCAGCCTCCGGGTTTATTGCCGGTTTCATCTACTACAAAAACAATAAAAAAACCATGCAACAAGCCGCCGGTAGCTTTAACAGCCAATTGATGACTGCTCCAGCTTTTTGTGAAGTTAAATATTTCATCATGAAGTCCTGCAATATGATTTGCATCTATGATCTTGTCGGCACCATATATCCATACACGAGCATGGTCCGGAAAACTCAATAGGTCTGTCATTATTTCATATTTTGAAGCACTAACTCAGCAAGATCGTAAACCATAACTCTTTCTTGCTGGTCTTTGGCTTTTATGCCATCTGACAGCATAGTAAGACAGAACGGACAATTTGAAACAATTGTTTTTGTGCCGTTGGCTAAAAATTCTTCTGTTCTTTCAATATTGATGCGTTTGTTGCCGGGCTCATCTTCTTTAAACATCTGTGCACCACCTGCGCCACAACATAATCCATTGGATCGAGAGCGTTTTAATTCTTTAATTTCGAGATGAAGAGATTCGATGACATTTCGGGGAGCTTCATAAACATTATTTACTCTGCCCATATAACAAGAATCGTGATACCCAACAGCCTCCAGATTTGCCTCATTGTTAATTACAATTTTCCCTTCTTTGATGAGCCCTTCTAAAAATTGGGAATAATGGATCACCTCATAAGTCCCGCCCAATTCAGGATATTCGTTTTTCAAGGTATTAAAACAATGTGGACAAGTGCAAACAATTTTTCGAACATTGTATGCATTCAAGGTTTCTATATTTTGCACAGCAAGCATTTGAAATAAAAATTCATTACCTGCTCTCCGGGCAGGATCTCCTGTACATTTTTCTTCATCACCTAAAATGGCATAAGAATATTCGATTCGATTCAGTATTTCGCAAAATGCTTTGGTGACTTTTTGGGCTCTGGCATCATAACTTCCAGCACAACCAACCCAGAATAAAATTTCAGGTGACTGTCCATTACTTATAAGTTCATTTAATATCGGAACTTTCATATTAACTGTTTTGTGTCCATTGGGTGCGAGATTCAGACATCGCCCAAACAGATTGATTTGTTTCTAAACTGTTGAAAACAGGCAACCATTCCTGAGGGCCACCGCTGTTCATGAGAATATCATATCTACGCAATTCCAAAATGGGTTGAAGTGGATTGATGAGAACCGGACAAGCCTCTACACAAGCATTACAACTTGTACATGCATAAATTTCTTCCTTAGAAATAAAATCAAACAGAGATCTACCATCTGTAATTTCTATTTGATCATCAGCAACTCTAACATATCCCTCGTTGCGAATGAGTTCCTCACTCCGATCCCGAATATCCATGACAATTTTTCGAGGGCTCAGTTTTTTACCTGTGAGATTTGCCGGACAAACAGAAGTACATCTTCCACATTCGGTGCAGGAAAAGGCTTGCAGGATGTTCTTCCAACTTAATTGATGAACATCGGAAGCTCCAAAAAATCCTTTGCTCTCAATATTTGGTTGCGTTTCCATTCCCAACATGTTGCGTACTTCGTTTTGAATTTCAGGAATATTTTGCATGGCGCCTCTATTCAATGGATCCGCAAAATAACTATTGGGAAAAGCCAAAAAAATATGTAAATGTTTGGAATAAGGCAGGTAAACCACAAATCCAAGAATGACCAAAAAATGCAGCCACCAAAACAGCCGCTCACAGATAACGGCATAGTTGTTGAGTGCTCCTTCAAATAATGGAAGAGTCCATTGGGCTGAAAGAAAATAACGCCCCCCATCCGGATACACATTCGGGTTTTGAGTTTGCAAATACTGGTAAGCTCCATTCATCATAAAGATGCTTATGATAAGTATGATCTCTCCAAGTAAAATTATGTTTGCATCCTTAAAGGGCCAACCTTTTATTTCAGGCATCTGAAATCTCTTTAATTTAATCACATTCCTTCTCCATAAAAAGACAATAGTTGCAATCAAAGCCAAAACAGAGAGCACTTCAATGGAGTTAATAAGTAATGGATAAAAAAGTCCAATTTTATTCGCAAAAAAGCGGTGATGGCCGGTAAGCCCATCAATTATTATCTCAAGGGTCTCAATTTGTGTAAAAATAAAAGCTAAATAAATAAACAAATGAAAGAAACCAGAAATCGGTCTTGTAAACATTTTTCGTTGCCCCAATGCAAAAAGCAGCATATTTTTCCATCTTTCTGATTTCAAACCATTAGTTGCTTCCCTTTGTCCCAGCTGTATAGCTTTTAGGATTTGTTTATACTTTGAAAGCGAAACATAACTTGCGAGAGCAATAACTGTAAGAAATACAATGGCTGAAATCATAATAAAATGAACAAATTCAAATAATTATTAGAATTTTGTGTTTACATCAGGGTTAAAAATATGATTATTCTAGGTAAAGTACAAATTCAGCAGAAAATCAAACGAATGGCTATGGAAATATACGAAAGGCATTCAAATGATTCTGAAATCATTATTATTGGGATTAAAGATCAGGGAGCTTTATTCGCAGACCAGCTTTGTCAGGAAATTCATAAATTAAGCCCTTTGAAATGCACCCAAGCGCAAATGTCGTTAAATAAAGTGAAGCCTACAAGCGCTGATGTTCAATCCAATATTGAACTTTCTACCCTCAAAAATAAATCTGTACTTCTTGTCGATGATGTAGCAAATTCCGGAAAAACAATGTTTTATGCTTTAGGCGGTCTTATGAAAGCAACTCCAAAGTCCATTGAAACAGTTGTGTTGGTAGAAAGATTACATAAGCGCTTTCCGGTCGAAGTTACATTCGTTGGAATGAAGTTAGCCACTACGATCAAAGAACACATTGAAGTAAAGTTAAATGGCCAAAACGATTGGACAGTGGAGCTCAAATAAGTTGGAGAAGCACTGGATTTTTTTCAATATTTGAAATAGCGCTCTCGTAGCCCAGTTTATATAAAAGTTCATAATCGCCTAAATGGTATTTTGAAATGCCAGCTATTTCTTCAGACTCGATAAGTACATCGCAAATTTCTTTTTGTCGTATCGAATTATTATTAACATTAAGTTCCAAAACTCTGGTAAGAATTTTCATACTGCTGTTTAATTGTTGGTTCGGCAATTTTAAAATAGGTGTTAAACTAACGCCCATAAGAACTTTGCAATCTTTTCTAATAATGGAAGCCGGTAAATTCATTAGTATACCTCCATCGAGGTAAAAATCATCATTAATATTCACAGGCCTGAACAACATGGGTACCGAACAAGATGCCAATACGGGTTTCACAACGGGACCTTTATTGAAAATTTCCAAGACTCCTTTAGTAATATTACAAGCAGTTACCCAACAAGGAATTCTTAAGGCCTCAAATGAATCAACCGGCAAGTAAGCATTCAGAATTTCACTCAGATAATCCATTCCTATAAGACCACCGGACGGAATGCTTGGTTTTAAAAACTTAAACCATTTAGTACCTGATGCTATGTGATAAATTTCGTCTGCCGATAATCCACTTGCATATAACACGCCAATTAGAGCACCAGCGCTAGTCCCGGAAATGCAATCTGGATGTATCCCCTTTTCTTCTAAAGCCTTTAATACACCTATGTGATAAATTCCTCTGGCACCGCCACCTGAAAGTGCTAGACCAAAAGTTTTAGAAGACATTTATAATTTGACAAACTTCGCTATGAAATTGCGCTGACCTTTTAATTTTAAAAAGTAAATACCTGGTAACAGGTCAAATTGGAGCTGCCTAACAAATTTTCCGTTCCATTGTACAACCCCATTCTGGTTTATAATTTCAATATCATCATAATGCAGCGTAGTTAAAATTTCAATTGAATTTGTAACGATGGTTGACCGTAGCCGCGTGCTTGGAGCTAAACTGTTATCTGTCGCCGTAATTAATTCAAGGTCCTGTAAATAACGTGGAATGATTTGATAGTTATCAAAATAAGGACTAGATGCATCAAATTGAGAGCCAATACCTGTGATATTGAATTTTCCTGTTGGGGGCATCGTACCATGAATATTTACATCATTGTCTATACGCAGATCAAATTCTTGAATTCCATTGGTGATTTTGGCTGTAAATCCCAAAGGATTATTCGTCCATGTAATGGGATCCACCAGCTCTACATTTTTAATTTGTATGAGTTGAGATTCTGTGTTTTCGTTAAGATCCGTCACGATAGAGGCAGCAAATAGATTGGCACCTGTAGAAAGGATTTGTAAACTATCTAAAACAATTTGTGCTAGTCCGTTAAACTGGGTTGCCAAACCTTTAATGCGTAGCAAATCACCTTCCTTAACAGTATAATTTAAGTTTCCGGCTGAAAGAAATACACCTATGCCTTGGTTGTTCTTATCAATAATGGTGAACTGCAATCCGGCAGGTCTCAAATTCACGCCATAAACGGTGCCTTCGACTGTATAGCGCCTATCAAACGAATCCATTACCCCATTTTGATTGGTTGTTTTAAGTAGATCAATTGTAATATCTGGGTAATTGATGTCTTTGTTGCGAACCCTTACAACGCCGGTCATGCCAGATGGTCCATGTATATCGCATTGGTATTCATAAGTACCCGGCAAATCGAATTTATAAATAAAGGACCAATTTCCACTTTTCGGGTTACCGCTGTAGAAGGAGGCCGGATTATCTCTGAATATGGATTGATTGCCATTTACATTATGGGTGCCCGAAGTATTGATCCATTCAACTTGCTCGCCTACAAAAATGCTGATATCTGCAGGATCAAAACTGGATGCCTGTAAATTTATGCTGTGTTCTGCACAGATAACATTGTTTGATTTGCCCGGTGAACCGTATACGGCTTTTGCATTGACTTCAATCATCGCATTGGTGAGAGAAGGCCTCCAATACACGGCCAACGAATTATCGGCCGTAGTTCGACAAAGTTCAAGACTGGAACCATCACCATTCGTTTGAGGGCTCCAGGAACTAAAATAATGAACACTATCCACAAATTCACCATTTGCATTTAAGAGTGTGATAACTTCATCTGTATTTCTCATGCCACCTGAAGTCCATTCCAAAGCTTGTATATTAAAAATGGAATCTAACCGAAGACTATCAACACAAACAACAATAAAACTGCCGGGACTAATGACAGTATCCGGAAAAGTAAACACTACTGCATCCGGTATTTTATAATTATTCATATTAACCGGTGTATTTCCAGTATTTTGAAATTCAATATATTCTAAATAATCTGTTCCGCTTTCAGGCGGGTTATACATGATTTCAGTGATCACGATTTGCGCATCCAGCGCAAGCAATGAAATTATAAAGCAAAATAATGTTAGGATTTTTTTCATAAGTCATAAATTTATCAAAGATAACAAGAGTCCTAATAAATAGGAAAAGGAATTAAAAATCGCAAAGCTTAAAACAAAAAAGCCATATCCGGAGATATGGCTTTTGATATAAAATTTGAAATTTCTATTAAAAGAAATATCTGGCACCAAGTCTCAACTCCCAACGAGAGGAACCATTTAAGATGTCTAAACTGGCTTTACCACTTTCGGATCCACCTCTATAAGTAAAAGTAGGTTTCGTGACTAAATTATTATTGTTTGCATCTGCTACCAATTTTTCGAATGTCATCAATTGGTAATTGTTGAAGTCATTGCCCGGAACGGTATAACGTACGCCCCACTCCGAATTGATTAAATTGGCTAAATTGAATATATCTGCAGAGATCTGAAGGGTGTGCTTTTTTCCATTCACAAAGAGTGAGAAGTCTTGTTTGATAGCCAAATCCAGATAACTTGTGAATGGCATCCAATTGCTATTTTTCCCTGCATAACTTCCTCTGTTGGCTTTCAAATAAGGATCAGATTCTATAAATGCATCTAATTTGGTCCATTGCTCAGCGGCTGTAGTAACTTTACCGGATACTGTATAATCAACCAAATTGATTTCAGATGCATCCTTAGGGATGTAGATAAGATCTCTGTTTCTACCTGTACTTCCAACTTCATTATTCACATTTTGACCATTTGTTCCACCAATTACGTAAGAATATGGCGAACCTGTTTTTCCTTCATAAAATAAACTGATCGTGGTGGCCACATTTTTGCTTTTAAACCAATTAAATTTATAAGATAAACTTGTAATCATTCTGTGTCCGGTCGCATAATCAGATCTTCCATATGTAGGGGTATTCCTTCCATCGATGCTGATTTGTCCTCTCCATTGAGATGAATTTTGAGATGAAGTTGCATCCATCAATGAATTTGCATCTCCATAAGTGTATGCTATTAAGGTCTGTAATCCAAAATTGAAATTCTTGGCAAGTGATGCTGTCACTGTATAAGCATCGCCTTCATCTGTATTACTGGCAACATAAACAGCACTGTAAGTAGATTCAATGGATTTGCGTGTATAATTGAGTCTATTATCTGCTGAACTTGTCCAACGGAATGCAGCATTTTCGTCGTTATTTATTTGGGTATACACTACATTGTTCATGATTTTTGTATAAACACCTTCAAGTGAGAAATTGATTCCATGCGGAAGTTTAAAATCTAAACCAAGATTACCTTTTAATACCTGAGGATATTTAAAGTCTTTAACAAACAAATCATATTGTCCAGAAGGTATTTTAAAATTAGGATTAACGTATTGATTATTGACGTCTGATATAAATTTAGCACCCCCAGTAATATCAGATTGCGTAACGCGTCCTAATGTCAAGCCGTTGTTGGTATAAATTGCACCGGGCCATACAAATGGAATTCGACTGGTAAACAATCCAATGCCACCTCTCACAATCGTTTTTCTATTATTATTGACATCGTAGATAAATCCGACACGAGGTGAAAACATAAGTTGTCCATCTGGTACTTTGCCACTTTCTACTTCATTGGCCAAATCATGTTGTAGTTTTAGTTTTGGAAGTGCAGTATTATTAAAAAATGTATCAACCGCTGGATCTGTGGTCATAATGGGCATATCTACCCTTAAACCAGCTGTAACTCTTAATTTTTTGTTGACTTCCCATTCATCCTGCACGTATAATCCAAGTTGCATAGCTTTGAAAACGCCAGCAGCCTGCGACCCGTCACCGGTAAGACTGTCAACCAAAGAATAACTCCTTACATAAGATCTTGCAGGAAGATCATTTAAAAAACCACTCAGGGAATCATAGGTATAGGTTCCGTAATTCTGTCCAATAAAAATATTGTACATATCAAAGAACTCATTGTGTGTTCCAATAGTAATCGTATGTGCTCCATTGTAAATTTTAAAATTATCAGTAATAGAGAAGATATCCTGATTGAGCTGATTGGCTGTTGAAAACTCTTCAGAACCTATACGAATGCTCGTATTTCCTCCATTATTAATGATAAGATAAGGGAAATCATTACCAATTGGATCTCTGTCATCTCTAACAGTTGTATACCCTAAAATTAAATTATTAGAATATTTATTCTTGATTCTTGTATTCAATTCAAGTGCCGAACTATTTGTAACAGATGGGAACAAGATTCCCGTATTCTCAAAATTAATACGGGTTGTGGATCCTGGAGTGCGATCCAATTGCTCACCCTTTGTATAATTATGGCGTAAAGTCAATCTGTTATTTTCGTTAATATTGTAATCAATTTTTCCAAATAATTTTAATCCATCCAATTTATCTGATGTATTTCCAAATCCACCTGGATCATAGCCATATTTGGTAATCAAGGTTTGTCTTAAACTTTCCAAATCAGCTTGTGTTGAAAGGCCTAAATATGTTTCAACATCAAAAGGAGCCGGAGTTTCATCTTTTTGAACCTCTACGTTTGCAAAAAAGAATAATTTGTCTTTTTGAATGGGACCCCCTAATGAAAATCCATAAGTTTTCTCAGCGTATGGATTTAATTTAACTCTCGACAAACCATAACGATCTGCATAAGTTTTGTTTGATTTTCCAGTCAGACCTTCATTCTGAATAAAATAGTAGGCACTACCTGACAAGGTATTGGTCCCTGACTTAGTGACTGCATTAATTCCTCCTCCGGCAAATCCTCCGTAAGAAACATCATAAGGAGAAAGAACCACTTGTAGTTGGTCTATGATATCAATAGAAAAAGGACTTATTCCTGTAGATCCTCCATTTGTTCCGGAAGTTGCCAAACCGTAAACATCATTATTTACCGCTCCATCAATGTATATTGCATTATAGCGATTGTTCATACCTGCAAATGTAATCCCATCCGAATATCCAGAAGCTTGGGGAGTAAGCTTAAGAAAATCGTCAATGTCCCTGTTAATGGTAGGTATATTGGCAATATTTTCTGCAGATATTTGAGTACCTGTACCCGTAATTTCACCTAGTGTACCAACTTTTGCAACAATATCGACCGTACTTAATTCAGTGCTTGTTTCTTCCAAAGAAAAGTTTAACTTTTTGTTCTCGCCCAATTCAAAGAACACATTATCTAATTGCCGTGAAGAATAACCAACATAAGTCACTTTAATGGTATAGGGACCACCTACTCTCATATTTGGGATATTGTAGCGTCCGTCTTCACGCGTATTAACAGCATATGCTGTCCCTGATGAATTGTGAATCGCAAATACAGAAGCAGCAATGAGTGGCTCTCCTTTGGAATCGCTGATTAAACCGGATAATTGAGATGTTGTAACACCTTGAGAAAATAATTGATTGATGCCACTGTAGCAAATCAATAAGATCATACAAGCTGTAGAAATGCAAGTTGTTAATTTTAGTTTCATAATTGAGTTTTTAGATAAGAGATGAATACGAAACAAAGTTAACAGAAGTATAAACTGCCAATATTAAATTTGTATAAATTAATTTTAATTTTATAAAGAGCTATATTACAGGTCATTATATCCTACTTTGGCTTAATAAATTTCCGCCATCATGCATCTTGTGCTTCCGCCGCCCACTTTTTCAATGGTAGGAATGGAAATAGGAAGCAATTTAGTCCTTGACTTTAAAGCCTCTATTTGAGTGTTATTGAGGCTTTGAAAAGCACTCTCTGACATTACTAAAATACGTTCATGGTCCTTATTGATCAACTCAAGCATATTGCCTGCAAATTGCTCCATCTGTTGATAATTAATTTCAATAAGTGTTTTATGTGTTTCCTCAAAACTCTTTCGCAAAATTTCTCTGTGCTCAACTTGAACAGCTTCCAAACAACAAATCACAAAATCCTGTCCCATAGCCATTAAAACATTTGTATGATATATTGGAGCACCGGATCTATCCTTCGCTATGAAATGCACAATTTTATAATGACTTAGCATAGCAAATGTATCCAATGCTCGAATATCAGTTCGGGGACTTAGACAAGCATAAGCAATTTTATGAACTCGGTCTAAAACCATAGACCCTGTTCCCTCCAGAAATTGATGATCCTTTTCTAAAATTTCTAAACTATATCGCTTCGAAAAATGAAATTCCTTTTCCAGTATGGATAAAATATCTTCTCTTCTTTCTTGCCTTCTAATGGGTGCATACATGGGGTAAGTGTAAATGACCCCGGCTTCATGCGTAGAGAACCAATTATTAGGAAATACGGCATCTGGTAG
The genomic region above belongs to Saprospiraceae bacterium and contains:
- a CDS encoding lamin tail domain-containing protein, which produces MKKILTLFCFIISLLALDAQIVITEIMYNPPESGTDYLEYIEFQNTGNTPVNMNNYKIPDAVVFTFPDTVISPGSFIVVCVDSLRLDSIFNIQALEWTSGGMRNTDEVITLLNANGEFVDSVHYFSSWSPQTNGDGSSLELCRTTADNSLAVYWRPSLTNAMIEVNAKAVYGSPGKSNNVICAEHSINLQASSFDPADISIFVGEQVEWINTSGTHNVNGNQSIFRDNPASFYSGNPKSGNWSFIYKFDLPGTYEYQCDIHGPSGMTGVVRVRNKDINYPDITIDLLKTTNQNGVMDSFDRRYTVEGTVYGVNLRPAGLQFTIIDKNNQGIGVFLSAGNLNYTVKEGDLLRIKGLATQFNGLAQIVLDSLQILSTGANLFAASIVTDLNENTESQLIQIKNVELVDPITWTNNPLGFTAKITNGIQEFDLRIDNDVNIHGTMPPTGKFNITGIGSQFDASSPYFDNYQIIPRYLQDLELITATDNSLAPSTRLRSTIVTNSIEILTTLHYDDIEIINQNGVVQWNGKFVRQLQFDLLPGIYFLKLKGQRNFIAKFVKL
- a CDS encoding deoxyribodipyrimidine photo-lyase; the encoded protein is MIYNIFWFRRDLRFEDNTALFHALSSENPVIPIFIFDQNILSKLSDPYDARITFIYNQILQLQLKLRSYKSDLVILFDEPLHAWSKLLKEYKLGSVYFNRDYESYANQRDQQIETLLTQHQIQVHTYKDHVLFEAHEVLKDDGKPYTVFTPYKNKLLQRLKAKAPLVDNHVIFACLPSEQRTHNFWKATTNDCPDLDEMGFKTSSINIPNIRVNEMLIKNYQKDRDYPARDATTHLGIHLRFGTISIRSLANQAYQLSDTFFSELLWRDFYSTILQCFPYVEFGAFKKVYDQITWENNENQFKAWCEGRTGYPMVDAGMRQLNETGFMHNRLRMITASFLVKHLLIDWKWGEAYFAEKLLDFELASNNGGWQWAAGCGTDAAPYFRIFSPEAQQMKFDPDGVFVKKWIPDLDTFDYPKPIVEHAIARQRCIEVYKKRYN
- a CDS encoding (Fe-S)-binding protein; the protein is MISAIVFLTVIALASYVSLSKYKQILKAIQLGQREATNGLKSERWKNMLLFALGQRKMFTRPISGFFHLFIYLAFIFTQIETLEIIIDGLTGHHRFFANKIGLFYPLLINSIEVLSVLALIATIVFLWRRNVIKLKRFQMPEIKGWPFKDANIILLGEIILIISIFMMNGAYQYLQTQNPNVYPDGGRYFLSAQWTLPLFEGALNNYAVICERLFWWLHFLVILGFVVYLPYSKHLHIFLAFPNSYFADPLNRGAMQNIPEIQNEVRNMLGMETQPNIESKGFFGASDVHQLSWKNILQAFSCTECGRCTSVCPANLTGKKLSPRKIVMDIRDRSEELIRNEGYVRVADDQIEITDGRSLFDFISKEEIYACTSCNACVEACPVLINPLQPILELRRYDILMNSGGPQEWLPVFNSLETNQSVWAMSESRTQWTQNS
- a CDS encoding patatin-like phospholipase family protein, with amino-acid sequence MSSKTFGLALSGGGARGIYHIGVLKALEEKGIHPDCISGTSAGALIGVLYASGLSADEIYHIASGTKWFKFLKPSIPSGGLIGMDYLSEILNAYLPVDSFEALRIPCWVTACNITKGVLEIFNKGPVVKPVLASCSVPMLFRPVNINDDFYLDGGILMNLPASIIRKDCKVLMGVSLTPILKLPNQQLNSSMKILTRVLELNVNNNSIRQKEICDVLIESEEIAGISKYHLGDYELLYKLGYESAISNIEKNPVLLQLI
- a CDS encoding phosphoribosyltransferase, translated to MEIYERHSNDSEIIIIGIKDQGALFADQLCQEIHKLSPLKCTQAQMSLNKVKPTSADVQSNIELSTLKNKSVLLVDDVANSGKTMFYALGGLMKATPKSIETVVLVERLHKRFPVEVTFVGMKLATTIKEHIEVKLNGQNDWTVELK
- a CDS encoding (Fe-S)-binding protein; this translates as MKVPILNELISNGQSPEILFWVGCAGSYDARAQKVTKAFCEILNRIEYSYAILGDEEKCTGDPARRAGNEFLFQMLAVQNIETLNAYNVRKIVCTCPHCFNTLKNEYPELGGTYEVIHYSQFLEGLIKEGKIVINNEANLEAVGYHDSCYMGRVNNVYEAPRNVIESLHLEIKELKRSRSNGLCCGAGGAQMFKEDEPGNKRINIERTEEFLANGTKTIVSNCPFCLTMLSDGIKAKDQQERVMVYDLAELVLQNMK